The following are encoded together in the Gorilla gorilla gorilla isolate KB3781 chromosome 14, NHGRI_mGorGor1-v2.1_pri, whole genome shotgun sequence genome:
- the LOC129526951 gene encoding uncharacterized protein, protein MYPQEASEEPPAHKDRGDGERPVDARVVQVAPLRFGSALCWGAVQDISEEDTVYDICNEDAVDISDEDTVDITNEAPVHDISNEAAVCDISKDAVNISEAAVRDISNDAVDICNEAVVHDISNEDTIEDISYEDTVYDITNEDAVQYICKKEDATKEPLTLENDLIVESISDDEDFAAPCGSAVQDISEEDTVYDICNDAVDISDEDTVDISNEAPVHDISNEAAVCDISKDAVNISEAAVRDISNDAVDICNEAVVHDISNEDTIEDISYEDTVYDITNEDAVQYICKKEDATKEPLTLENDLIVESISDDEDFAAPSLDRIDWAPRPQGLMISSQV, encoded by the exons ATGTACCCACAAGAAG CCTCTGAGGAGCCTCCAGCTCACAAGGAcagaggagatggagagaggccGGTCGACGCGAGG GTGGTGCAGGTGGCCCCTCTGAGGTTTGGCTCTG CTCTTTGTTGGGGTGCTGTACAAGACATCTCTGAAGAAGACACTGTATACGACATCTGTAATGAGGATGCTGTAGACATCTCTGATGAGGACACTGTAGATATCACTAATGAGGCTCCTGTACATGACATCTCTAATGAGGCTGCTGTATGTGACATCTCTAAGGATGCTGTAAACATCTCTGAGGCTGCTGTACGTGACATCTCTAATGACGCTGTAGACATCTGTAATGAGGCTGTTGTACATGACATCTCTAATGAGGACACTATAGAAGACATCTCTTATGAGGACACTGTATACGACATCACTAATGAGGATGCTGTACAATACATCTGTAAAAAAGAAGATGCTACCAAG GAGCCATTGACACTGGAGAACG ATTTGATTGTGGAGAGCATATCTGATGATGAGGATTTTGCAG CTCCTTGTGGGAGTGCTGTACAAGACATCTCTGAAGAAGACACTGTATATGACATCTGTAATGACGCTGTAGACATCTCTGATGAGGACACTGTAGATATCTCTAATGAGGCTCCTGTACATGACATCTCTAATGAGGCTGCTGTATGTGACATCTCTAAGGATGCTGTAAACATCTCTGAGGCTGCTGTACGTGACATCTCTAATGACGCTGTAGACATCTGTAATGAGGCTGTTGTACATGACATCTCTAATGAGGACACTATAGAAGACATCTCTTATGAGGACACTGTATACGACATCACTAATGAGGATGCTGTACAATACATCTGTAAAAAAGAAGATGCTACCAAG GAGCCATTGACACTGGAGAACG ATTTGATTGTGGAGAGCATATCTGATGATGAGGATTTTGCAG